A window of the Lactuca sativa cultivar Salinas chromosome 5, Lsat_Salinas_v11, whole genome shotgun sequence genome harbors these coding sequences:
- the LOC111881459 gene encoding uncharacterized mitochondrial protein AtMg00810-like, with protein sequence MEPDWITPMQEELVEFERNKVWKLVLKPKKGHTIVGARWVYKNKLDNSGFESQEFPNHCYKLEKAVYSLKQAPRAWYETISEFLVTSGYKRGVIDPTFFRRANGNHLMLIQIYVDDIIFGSIDQGMVNDFAKLMTSKFQMIMNREINFFLGIQFKQVPQGIFTHQEKYTSELLKKFSMDNCSSAKVPMAFGYKISADPTGESVNQKAYHGMIGSLMYLTASRPGIVFPTGLCARYQADPKVSHLTAVKQIIRYLQGSKELGLWYPARNDFSLQAFTDADHAGCRLDRKSTSGGCQFLGGRLVNWSSRKQNCVSLSTVEVKHVAEASCCSQVLWIKTQLMDYGYRMLWVTN encoded by the exons ATGGAGCCCGACTGGATCACCCCAATGCAAGAGGAGTTAgtagagtttgaaagaaacaaagtatggaaaCTAGTACTAAAGCCAAAAAAAGGCCACACAATTGTTGGTGCTAGATGGGTATACAAAAACAAGCTTGATAATTCCG GCTTCGAGAGTCAAGAATTTCCAAATCACTGCTATAAGCTAGAAAAAGCAGTATACAGTCTTAAACAAGCTCCAAGGGCATGGTATGAGACTATTTCTGAGTTTCTTGTCACGTCTGGATACAAAAGAGGTGTAATTGATCCCACTTTTTTTAGAAGAGCAAATGGTAATCACTTAATGCTTATCCAAATatacgtggatgatatcatctttggatccATAGATCAGGGTATGGTGAATGACTTTGCAAAGCTCATGACAAGTAAATTCCAAATGatcatgaatagagagattaatttctttctaggaatTCAATTcaaacaagtccctcaagggatattcactCATCAAGAGAAATATACCTCTGAGCTGCTGAAGAAATTCTCAATGGATAATTGTTCCTCAGCCAAGGTCCCGATGGCCTTCGGATACAAGATCTCAGCTGATCCTACCGGAGAATCAGTTAACCAAAAAGCATATCATGGAATGATTGGGtcattgatgtacctcactgcAAGTAGACCGGGCATTGTCTTTCCAACAGGCTTATGTGCTAGGTACCAAGCGGATCCCAAAGTATCTCACTTGACCGCAGTCAAGCAAATTATTAGATACTTACAAGGAAGTAAAGAGTTAGGCCTCTGGTACCCTGCAAGAAATGACTTCAGCCTCCAAGCTTTCACGGATGCGGATCATGCTGGATGTAGATTAGATCGAAAAAGTACttcaggtggatgccaattcctaGGAGGAAGACTAGTCAACTGGTCTTCAAGGAAGCAGAATTGTGTCTCGTTGTCTACCGTAGAAGTTAAGCATGTGGCCGAAGCCAGTTGCTGTTCCCAAGTTCTATGGATAAAGACTCAACTCATGGATTATGGATACAGAATGTTGTGGGTAACCAATTAA